The Euphorbia lathyris chromosome 2, ddEupLath1.1, whole genome shotgun sequence genome includes a window with the following:
- the LOC136217585 gene encoding jasmonoyl--L-amino acid synthetase JAR6, producing the protein MLEKKMDEIDIDEVIEDFEEMTKNTKRVQKETLLKILQENGSAEYLLNQGLDGRTDPESFRACVPLVTHKDLEPYIQRIADGDSSPVLTGKPITNISVSSGTTEGKPKRVPFTDELTDNTLQIHRTSFAFRNREYPLGNGKALQFIFSSKQTKTRGGLFCGTATTNLFRNPHYKSAMEAMQFKCCSPNEVIFGPDFHQSLYCHLLCGLIFREEIQFVYSTFAHSIVLAFRTFEQVWEELCNDIRDGELSSRVTAPSIRAAMSKVLKPNAELADSIRSICSGLSNWYRLIPELFPNAKYLYGIMTGPMEPYLKKLRHYAGELPLLSADYGASEGWIGANVNPKLPPEQATYAVLPNIGYFEFIPLNGTADNTYEVPKTVGLTEVEIGEEYEIVLTNFAGLYRYRLGDVVKVMGFHNSTPELRFICRRSLKLCINIDKNTEKDLQLAVEEAVKELAEEKLELVDFSSLADRSSEPGHYVIFWEISGDATEKVLRECCNCLDKSFLDAGYVTSRKVNSIGPLELRVVHKGTFQKILEHFLGLGTAVSQFKTPRCIGPTNDVVLQILNNNVAKSFLSTAF; encoded by the exons ATGTTAGAAAAGAAGATGGATGAAATTGATATTGATGAAGTGATAGAGGACTTTGAAGAAATGACAAAGAATACAAAGAGGGTCCAAAAAGAGACCCTCTTGAAGATTCTCCAAGAAAATGGATCTGCAGAGTACTTACTGAATCAGGGTCTCGATGGACGAACTGATCCAGAGAGTTTCAGAGCATGCGTTCCCCTTGTCACTCACAAGGACTTGGAACCTTATATTCAAAGAATAGCAGATGGAgattcttcacctgttcttacTGGGAAGCCCATAACTAACATATCTGTGAG TTCTGGTACTACTGAAGGAAAGCCCAAACGTGTACCATTCACTGATGAATTGACAGATAACACGTTGCAGATACATAGAACTTCTTTTGCCTTTAGGAACAG AGAATATCCTCTTGGAAATGGAAAAGCCTTGCAGTTCATCTTCAGCAGCAAGCAGACCAAAACTAGAGGAGGTTTGTTTTGTGGTACAGCCACAACCAATCTGTTCCGAAACccacactataaaagtgctATGGAGGCAATGCAATTCAAATGCTGCAGTCCTAATGAAGTTATATTTGGTCCAGACTTCCACCAATCATTATATTGCCATCTCTTATGTGGGTTAATTTTCCGTGAAGAAATTCAATTTGTTTACTCCACATTTGCCCATAGCATTGTACTTGCATTTCGAACCTTTGAACAAGTATGGGAAGAGCTTTGTAATGATATAAGAGATGGAGAACTCAGCAGCCGTGTCACTGCACCTTCTATCAGAGCAGCAATGTCAAAAGTGCTTAAACCAAACGCTGAATTGGCGGATTCGATCCGTAGTATATGCTCCGGATTAAGTAATTGGTATAGGTTAATACCAGAACTTTTTCCCAATGCGAAGTATTTGTATGGGATAATGACAGGGCCAATGGAGCCTTATTTGAAAAAACTAAGGCACTATGCAGGGGAATTACCATTGTTGAGTGCAGACTATGGTGCTTCAGAGGGATGGATTGGGGCAAATGTCAATCCAAAGTTACCTCCTGAACAGGCTACTTATGCAGTCTTACCAAACATTGGATATTTCGAATTCATTCCCCTCAATGGCACTGCTGACAACACCTATGAAGTCCCCAAAACAGTGGGTTTAACAGAAGTTGAAATTGGAGAAGAATACGAGATTGTTCTCACCAATTTCGCAG GGTTATACAGGTATAGATTAGGAGATGTGGTGAAAGTGATGGGGTTCCATAACTCAACACCAGAACTAAGATTCATCTGTAGAAGAAGCTTAAAACTCTGCATAAACATCGATAAAAACACGGAGAAAGATTTACAGTTAGCTGTAGAAGAAGCAGTGAAGGAATTAGCGGAAGAAAAACTAGAACTTGTTGATTTTAGCAGTTTAGCAGATAGATCAAGTGAGCCTGGTCATTATGTGatattttgggaaataagtGGTGATGCAACAGAGAAAGTGTTAAGGGAGTGTTGCAATTGCTTGGATAAATCTTTCCTTGATGCAGGCTATGTTACTTCTCGGAAGGTCAATTCGATTGGACCGCTTGAGCTTCGAGTAGTTCATAAAGGAACTTTCCAGAAGATTCTAGAACATTTTCTTGGATTAGGAACTGCTGTTAGCCAGTTCAAAACGCCACGTTGCATTGGTCCTACTAATGATGTGGTCTTGCAAATTCTCAACAATAATGTCGCTAAGTCTTTTCTTAGCACTGCTTTTTAA